Proteins from a genomic interval of Methanoplanus endosymbiosus:
- a CDS encoding DNA polymerase subunit beta: MKSIRLRDFFEDKDGCLYAVSAYDNEKKAGGVLRYVPDEEGERTSAKGVKYKKYDFEPAFEYIRKYKPEYLDVVHRVPLSDIKKVIKPEVEIENIAGRDPRVKKLLKIFDVPKGKAGCTGSLLLGLENDASDIDMVVYGKYWFLAQKNLIAAIEKGKASPLSEELWKKVYNKRIPEIDYETFILHEKRKWNRGEIDGTYFDLLYTRDYEDLNRITVSKGRVTGKMEIEATVTDASFSFDSPAIYSVDHEEISKVLSFTHTYSGQALEGELIKACGYVEEHGEEKWLIIGSTREARGEYIISKTLVENRE, from the coding sequence ATGAAATCTATTAGACTGAGAGATTTTTTTGAGGATAAGGACGGATGCCTCTATGCAGTCTCGGCATACGACAATGAGAAAAAGGCAGGCGGAGTTTTGAGATATGTCCCTGATGAAGAGGGCGAGAGAACATCTGCGAAAGGGGTAAAATACAAAAAATATGATTTTGAGCCTGCTTTTGAATATATAAGAAAATACAAGCCGGAATATCTGGATGTAGTTCACAGGGTTCCTCTTAGTGACATTAAAAAAGTCATTAAACCGGAGGTTGAGATAGAAAATATTGCAGGGAGAGACCCAAGAGTAAAAAAACTGCTGAAGATTTTTGATGTCCCAAAAGGTAAGGCCGGATGCACAGGATCTCTTCTTCTCGGACTTGAGAATGATGCGTCAGATATTGATATGGTAGTATATGGCAAATACTGGTTTTTGGCCCAGAAAAACCTTATAGCTGCCATTGAAAAGGGAAAAGCCTCACCGCTTTCTGAGGAACTCTGGAAGAAGGTTTACAATAAGCGTATTCCTGAGATAGATTATGAGACTTTTATTCTCCATGAGAAGAGGAAGTGGAACCGCGGCGAGATTGACGGGACTTATTTTGATCTTCTCTATACCCGCGACTATGAGGACTTAAACAGAATAACAGTCAGCAAGGGCAGAGTTACCGGAAAGATGGAGATTGAGGCCACAGTTACCGATGCCTCATTCTCATTTGACAGCCCTGCTATATACTCTGTTGATCATGAGGAGATCTCAAAGGTGCTCTCATTCACACACACCTACAGCGGGCAGGCGCTTGAAGGTGAGTTAATAAAGGCCTGCGGATATGTTGAAGAGCATGGTGAGGAGAAGTGGTTAATTATTGGTTCAACAAGAGAAGCCAGGGGCGAATATATCATCTCAAAGACACTCGTTGAAAACAGGGAGTGA
- a CDS encoding L-threonylcarbamoyladenylate synthase: MSIKTEEAIEILKKDGLVVYPTETVYGLGGDAFSDHAVEKVYHAKHRSISKPISIAVCDMEMLHAVTILEEKEENFIREFMPGPVTVVVRASKCVPDILTGGTGLIGIRMPAHETALELISGFDCPITSTSANISGKVSPVEFSQVNVVHDIFIDGGTLPGTPSTVVDLKSGNVIRAGSDIEKIGKYLAEYGI, from the coding sequence TTGAGTATTAAAACAGAAGAAGCAATAGAGATTTTAAAAAAAGACGGTCTGGTTGTATATCCGACTGAGACCGTCTATGGTCTTGGCGGAGATGCATTCTCCGATCATGCGGTTGAGAAGGTGTACCATGCAAAGCACAGGTCAATATCAAAGCCGATATCAATTGCTGTATGTGATATGGAGATGCTCCATGCAGTTACAATTCTTGAGGAGAAGGAAGAGAATTTCATCAGGGAGTTCATGCCAGGACCTGTAACTGTTGTTGTACGGGCATCAAAATGCGTGCCGGATATTCTGACCGGAGGAACAGGTCTTATAGGCATAAGAATGCCGGCGCATGAGACTGCCCTTGAGCTGATCAGCGGATTTGACTGTCCGATAACATCAACGAGCGCCAATATTTCAGGAAAGGTATCTCCGGTTGAGTTCTCACAGGTGAATGTAGTTCACGATATATTTATTGACGGCGGTACACTTCCCGGCACTCCAAGCACGGTTGTAGATCTAAAATCAGGCAATGTAATAAGGGCCGGCAGCGACATTGAGAAAATAGGCAAATATCTGGCAGAATATGGAATTTAA
- a CDS encoding DUF5612 domain-containing protein has protein sequence MTESGDISVRAVSIICEHRQGVLRDISEVMAENGANIEMVQSSVLPFGPDKGKSLLYFEFGEIEEYEHLKESLIRLDPVYDIKTYRPLSQIFGKRIIIFGGGAQVAQVALGAVNEADRHNIRGERISVDTFPVVGEKNLTAAIDAISRLPRVAVLVLAGSLMGGTIVSVVERVKQYGIPVISLSMAGSLPDHADLVVTDPIQAGVFAVMHASELAVFDIYRVRGRHF, from the coding sequence ATGACAGAATCAGGCGATATTTCGGTCCGGGCTGTAAGCATAATCTGTGAGCACCGGCAGGGTGTTCTGCGTGACATCTCTGAAGTTATGGCAGAGAATGGTGCAAATATTGAGATGGTGCAGTCATCAGTACTTCCATTCGGGCCAGACAAGGGCAAATCACTCCTATATTTTGAATTTGGGGAGATTGAAGAGTATGAACACCTTAAAGAAAGCCTGATCAGGCTGGATCCGGTTTATGATATTAAAACCTACAGGCCGCTGTCACAGATCTTTGGTAAGAGGATTATAATATTCGGGGGAGGCGCACAGGTTGCACAGGTTGCCCTTGGTGCGGTCAATGAAGCAGACAGGCACAATATCCGCGGGGAAAGAATATCAGTGGATACATTTCCGGTTGTCGGGGAGAAGAACCTGACTGCTGCCATTGATGCAATCTCGCGCCTCCCAAGAGTTGCAGTACTGGTCCTTGCAGGGTCACTGATGGGCGGCACAATCGTATCTGTTGTTGAGAGGGTCAAGCAATACGGAATTCCGGTTATCTCCCTCTCAATGGCAGGAAGCCTGCCCGATCACGCAGACCTTGTTGTGACAGATCCTATACAGGCAGGAGTTTTTGCGGTTATGCATGCAAGTGAGCTGGCAGTATTTGATATATACAGAGTAAGGGGGCGGCATTTTTGA
- a CDS encoding 30S ribosomal protein S15: protein MARMHARRRGKSGSVRPLRTEAPEWSNKDAAEIIKTVVELRKDGLSSAAIGLVLRDKHGVPSVKLATGRRVDQILADNGLESDIPEDLRNLIVKALGMRKHLSENKKDVHNKRQLQLTEAKVRRLGKYYVRTGKMPKGWAYKPDTAEFLLSR from the coding sequence ATGGCACGAATGCACGCCCGCAGGCGCGGTAAATCCGGCTCAGTCCGTCCACTCCGCACAGAAGCACCGGAATGGTCCAACAAGGACGCAGCAGAGATCATAAAGACAGTAGTAGAACTAAGAAAGGATGGACTTTCAAGTGCCGCAATCGGACTTGTCCTGAGAGACAAGCACGGTGTTCCGAGTGTTAAGCTCGCAACCGGCAGGAGAGTTGACCAGATTCTCGCAGACAACGGTCTTGAATCTGATATCCCTGAAGATCTCAGAAACCTCATTGTAAAGGCACTTGGTATGAGAAAACACCTTTCTGAGAATAAGAAGGATGTACACAACAAGCGCCAGCTCCAGCTCACCGAAGCAAAGGTGCGCAGGCTTGGGAAGTACTACGTAAGAACAGGCAAAATGCCAAAGGGATGGGCATACAAACCTGATACTGCGGAATTCCTGCTATCAAGATAA
- a CDS encoding single-stranded-DNA-specific exonuclease RecJ, translating into MSIEAAAEVLADNLSKADFVRVYGHHDADGIASASIICHALSRLGKKYHLTIKSGINAGDVSDEVPTILCDFGSSSEDLAEDVMVVDHHLPHFSGEYHVNPRLHGIDGDNELSSSGAAFIVANRMGDNRDLCGLALLGIIGDSQTVTGKNEEIINEGIANQFITPKRGIALPGKDPAEKLYTAIDPYLSGISGDKAKALEISKPGSDAGDSPDSMLSSVILEIAGTSSLHAMQSVWGDIYEIERGVIHDAHTLAATVEGCGLSGRGGLGAALCLRSVSCTEMAEETAVSFRLNVISSLKSAKKPDENLALFEIDSPKVSGSVADILSKDLIADSPVFTVAKKDDGGYSVSARSPPCYGLNIGEFLEKLASECGGTGGGHVSRGGAAFPESGYPAFRKGIEGMSA; encoded by the coding sequence ATGTCCATCGAAGCCGCTGCAGAAGTTCTGGCTGATAATTTATCCAAAGCGGATTTTGTCAGGGTATATGGTCATCATGACGCGGACGGGATAGCCTCCGCTTCAATCATATGCCATGCCCTCTCACGCCTTGGGAAAAAATATCACCTGACAATCAAATCCGGCATCAATGCCGGAGATGTCAGTGATGAAGTCCCCACAATATTGTGTGATTTCGGTTCATCATCAGAAGATCTTGCAGAGGACGTAATGGTTGTTGATCACCATCTTCCACATTTCTCCGGAGAATACCACGTAAATCCGAGACTGCATGGAATAGACGGAGATAACGAACTCTCATCGTCAGGTGCGGCATTTATTGTTGCAAACCGGATGGGTGACAACCGGGATCTCTGCGGACTTGCCCTGCTCGGCATAATCGGCGACAGTCAGACTGTCACCGGAAAGAATGAAGAGATCATAAACGAAGGGATTGCAAACCAGTTTATCACTCCAAAAAGGGGCATTGCACTTCCCGGAAAAGATCCGGCTGAGAAGCTCTATACAGCAATCGATCCTTATCTCTCCGGAATCAGCGGTGATAAGGCTAAGGCACTTGAGATCTCAAAGCCCGGATCTGATGCGGGGGACAGCCCTGACAGTATGCTCTCTTCGGTCATACTTGAGATTGCCGGCACGTCAAGTCTGCATGCAATGCAGTCAGTCTGGGGAGATATATATGAGATTGAACGTGGCGTTATTCACGATGCACACACCCTTGCCGCAACTGTGGAAGGGTGCGGGCTTTCTGGAAGGGGCGGTCTTGGTGCCGCTTTATGTCTGCGTTCAGTCAGCTGCACAGAGATGGCAGAGGAGACTGCCGTCTCATTCAGGCTTAATGTAATCTCTTCCCTTAAAAGCGCGAAGAAACCGGATGAAAATCTTGCGCTCTTTGAGATTGACAGCCCAAAGGTCTCAGGCAGTGTGGCAGATATTCTCTCAAAAGATCTCATAGCAGATTCACCTGTATTTACGGTTGCAAAGAAGGATGATGGCGGATATTCTGTTTCTGCCAGATCTCCTCCCTGTTATGGGCTGAATATAGGTGAGTTTCTTGAAAAACTTGCATCTGAATGCGGAGGTACTGGCGGCGGCCATGTGTCAAGAGGCGGTGCAGCATTCCCGGAGTCCGGTTATCCGGCATTCAGGAAAGGAATAGAGGGGATGTCTGCATGA
- a CDS encoding KEOPS complex subunit Pcc1 produces the protein MSLLISGEIRTRHKSPESVAEALSADNLLSMRTVPDGVYVKSTIEGNKLRSVVASVDDYLMNLSVAEDICRCIFSVQESSRK, from the coding sequence ATGAGCCTTTTGATCTCCGGAGAGATAAGAACCCGTCATAAATCGCCGGAATCTGTTGCAGAAGCACTGTCAGCAGACAATCTGCTTTCAATGAGAACAGTTCCCGACGGAGTTTATGTTAAGAGTACGATAGAGGGAAATAAGCTCAGATCTGTGGTAGCATCGGTGGATGATTATCTGATGAATCTCTCTGTTGCAGAGGATATATGCAGATGTATCTTTTCTGTGCAGGAGAGCAGCAGAAAATAA